One Nyctibius grandis isolate bNycGra1 chromosome 17, bNycGra1.pri, whole genome shotgun sequence genomic window carries:
- the LOC137671514 gene encoding E3 ubiquitin-protein ligase RBBP6-like — MAQVSGTSKAIDDSSASVSLTQLTKTANLAEANASEEEKIKAMMIQSCRAYDPINYMKNPSGPPPPSYTCFPRGKPGHYRKNCPANRVKNFEPVPRVKKSTGIPKSFLMEVKDPKTKGAMLTNTGKYVIPIINAEAYARGKKEKPHFLPEEPPSSSDDPIPDELLCLICKEIMTDAAVIPCCGNSYCDECIRTALLESEEHTCPTCHQTDVSPDALNANKFLRQAVNDFNNGTGYSKQIQQQQQLPPPPPPPALMRQKRTCNVQPLLRPKVSRQQDPLMVLLAPLASHSAAALSPLAPAQSSVAAGLPVTPSAVIASDLPPAASLSLHDEKPDGPFGDANVAIPAAAVVTAAGPSKSSSPSVSRLLEEKCSQVPVLGQPALPRLLGSQGHSISTTGHPMRASTICSAGGRAGWELSKSPCSGSSYSGTSHTCSRTRPDSSCTHSFSKSCSHSHSRSNSRSLPYPRRGKGKSHSYRSRSRSHSYYRSRSRSPPHRRYHSRSRSPPHRRYHSRSRCPIFRGQSPTKWILPQD, encoded by the exons atggcg CAAGTGAGTGGAACATCAAAAGCG ATTGATGACTCTTCTGCATCTGTTTCTCTGACCCAGCTTACTAAG ACTGCCAATCTGGCTGAAGCCAATGcttctgaagaagagaaaataaaagctatgaTGATACAGTCTTGCCGTGCATATGATCCCATCAA ttacaTGAAGAATCCCTCGGGTCCACCTCCACCATCATATACTTGCTTTCCTCGTGGAAAACCTGGCCACtatagaaagaactgcccagCAAACAGG gTCAAAAATTTTGAGCCTGTTCCCAGAGTGAAAAAGAGCACAGGAATTCCAAAGAGTTTCCTGATGGAGGTGAAAGATCCCAAGACAAAAGGGGCTATGCTGACCAACACTGGGAAATATGTAATACCCATTATTAATGC GGAAGCTTATGCtagaggaaagaaggagaagcCTCACTTTTTACCAGAGGAGCCACCCTCCTCCTCAGATGATCCTATTCCAGATGAGTTGTTATGTCTCATCTGCAAAGAGATAATGACCGATGCAGCTGTTATTCCCTGCTGTGGAAACAGTTATTGTGATGAAT GTATTAGAACAGCATTACTGGAATCTGAGGAACATACATGCCCGACGTGTCATCAGACGGATGTTTCTCCGGATGCTTTAAATGCCAACAAGTTCCTACGCCAG GCTGTGAATGACTTCAACAATGGAACTGGCTACAGTAAGcaaattcagcagcagcagcagctgccaccgCCACCACCTCCACCAGCGCTCATGAGACAAAAAAGAACGTGCAACGTGCAGCCTCTACTCCGGCCAAAAGTTTCCAGACAGCAAGATCCACTAATGGTTCTGTTAGCTCCTCTGGCTTctcattctgctgctgctttgtcacCGCTGGCCCCTGCTCAGTCATCtgtggcagcagggctgccagTAACTCCATCTGCTGTCATCGCGTCTGATCTCCCTCCAGCAGCGTCCCTGTCTCTCCATGATGAAAAGCCAGATGGACCATTTGG TGATGCCAATGTAGCTatacctgctgctgctgtggtgacTGCTGCTGGACCTTCTAAATCTTCCTCTCCGTCAGTCAGCCGTTTGTTGGAAGAGAag TGCTCTCAGGTTCCAGTCCTAGGACAACCAGCATTACCGAGGCTTCTGGGCTCCCAAGGACATTCAATATCCACAACTG GCCATCCAATGAGAGCCAGTACAATTTGCTCTGCAGGTGGCAGAGCAGGCTGGGAACT gtccaAGTCTCCCTGTAGTGGTTCATCTTACTCTGGAACTTCGCATACCTGCTCCAGGACAAGACCAGATTCTTCCTGCACTCACTCCTTCTCCAAATCATGTAGTCATTCCCATTCTCGTTCCAACTCACGATCACTACCGTATCCAAGAAGAGGCAAAGGGAAGAGTCATAGCTATCGTTCTAGATCAAGGTCACATAGCTATTACCGTTCAAGGTCAAGGTCACCCCCACACAGAAGATACCATTCAAGGTCAAGGTCACCCCCACACAGAAGATACCATTCACGGTCAAGGTGTCCCATATTTAGAGGCCAGTCTCCCACTAAATGGATCCTACCTCAAGATTAG